Below is a genomic region from Zea mays cultivar B73 chromosome 9, Zm-B73-REFERENCE-NAM-5.0, whole genome shotgun sequence.
GTATGTGATGCCATGTTCATATCAACTCCTGTATCTGCAGACACCTGACCAATCACAGTCATATTTACATCAAACCGTTGATCACTTTGCTGGCTGTGATCAGGCCTAATCAGTCTGTCCTTTGCTTCCTTCATGGCTGACAACACAAACTCCTTCAGCTCAGGTTCTCTTGCTCCAATGTCAATGACATCTTCAAAATACTCATGTGCACGAAAATAGAGATCATCATAAAAACCCAAATTCCTATCTGATTCCATACAATTAACATTTGCAGATGAATTGAGTATTCTAAAATCCTTCCTCCAGCGGTTCAGGATGTACTTAGGCGGAAGCATCAGTACATTCTCTTGCTTCAGAACAGCCAGAGCATGACTGCAAAGAATACCCCTCGAGGGAAAGGAGCGACAAATGCACCAAACATCCTTGTCAGAATTGTCATAAACAACTGTATAGTCAACCTTCTTTCCCTGTATTAACTCACTGACCATGTAAGTAATTGAGTTCCCACTTCTGTCTACCTCTTTACAAATAACATGCATCAATTGCTTAATCTCGTCCTGGAACGTTTGAAACATAGTTACTGTATAGAGCTCCACAAGTTGCTCCTCAAATGGCAATCCCGACAGCAAAGTGAGTCTAGAATAGTATGAGCGCAAATCATCATATGCTTCCCTTTCCAACTTCTCTTTCAGGGTAGTCTCATATTGCTCAAGGAAAACTGGAAGGGTGGTTTTACTCACAACACTATCAAAGTATGGATCAGTTTTTTCAGCCTTCCTGATAGCAGAGGTGCCAGCCCAGAATGAATGATTGACATACCCAGGTGCCCATTGCTTCCGACAGCTGTACAAAGCAGAGAACCACTTGTTGTCTTTGAGACTATACTGGTCAACCATTGCTCCCCACTCTTTTTCAAAGTCGGTGAGAGTGACACTATCATATACAACCTCCTTGAACCTTGAGGAAATTGCCTCTTTCTCATGTGTGCGTCCCACATTTTCAAGTAGCTTCTTCAAGATATGCCAAAAGCAAAAGCGGTGTCTTGCATTTGGAAACACCTCAGCCACGGCCTCTGTGATGACATCTGAATAGCCGGTCGTGATCGCTTCTGGCGATTTGCCATTCATACAGCTCAACCACCTCTTCAACAACCAAACATAGTTCTCCTTGCTGTCACCGGACAGGAGACCACAGCCAAGAAGCACAAGGTGGCCATGGTTGTTCACCCCAAGGAGTGTGGCTAATGGGCGGCTGGCACGTGAATGCTGTAAATACATAACATCAAATGTAATGACGTCACCAAAGTAGCGGTATTGCGCCTGGGCCCTAGAATCAGTCCAGAAGAAATTCTTCACATGACTTTCCGGATCAAGATCCCAGCTGTGGATGAAGTTTGGTTTTCTGTGTTGCATCTTGTCAATGAACTTCTTAAGTGAGTTGAGGTCATCCTCCCCGAAACGCTGCATAAAACTCTCGAGCCTACTCAACCTCTGGCTACCAACAGCAGACCCAACGTTAGCACCCCTCTTGGGTCGTGTCGGAAACTTCCTTGTCTCAGCAATCTCGCTCAGCGATTTCTCCACCATCTCATCCATCTCATCCGtaatcttggccttcttctttgttGGCTCAGGcatctctctgtacgcctttaagAACCTCACCATATCTGGAGTACAAGGATGATTATGCTCCAAGTCGACAGACTCTACCTTCCACCTTCCATCCACACGCTTATCCCGAATGATCAGCATTGCCCTACATCCCGTCTTCTCGGTGGTGCCACGGTGAGACTTCTTCTCCTTGGCAGTCAACTCCCGCTTGCTGCGGAGTGGGTAGCGGGTACCTGAGACAACAGAGGAGCCAGCGCTAGTCCCAGATTTGCCGCCGTAAGTGCAGGTGAAGGTGGAGCGGTAGCGGAGTCCTTCGTAGTTGTGGCAAGTGCGGCGCACGGCATGGAACCCCGTGCGGTAGGCGTAGGCCTTGTATAGCGCGAAGGCCTCGTCCACGGAGTCGAACACCATGCCAACCCGCGGCACGAGGGCCTCCTCCAGCGTGTTGGGGACGAAGACGGTGTCCCCGCCGCCACCGTCCTCGTCGTCGTCGGAGGGGATGGCCACCTCATCGTCCTCCAcgaccacctcgtcctcatcctcCTCCGCAGGGTATCCGTTGAGGTCGTCAGCAAGCTCCCCCTTGACCTGCCGCGCCTCCTCCTCGTCGGACTCGAGGCTAGGGTTTTGAGCCCCGGTGGCCCGCCTCTTCGAACCCGCCCTCATGCTCTGCCCCTAGACTATTTACACACACCCTCTTGCGCGCGCGTGCGCCACACCACCAGCATTAAACACTAGAGGTACACTGGTACAGTGGGGCGGATACCCCGCGGCACGGAATGAAGAGGGTTCAGCGCAGGCGACGGTACGCGGGAGCGGGGGAGGTGGCGTGGGGCACTGGAGGAGCAGCGTCGATCTGGGCCAGGGCGGTTGGCGTGGGGAGTGGGGACGTCGCCGGGGAAGAGAAGGGAAATTGGGGGAGGCTCGGGCTGGGTTGCTTTTGCTTTGGTGGGCGGAGCGGAGCGGATGTGTGTGGGGAGGAAGACGGGGAGTTCGTTCCTGGGTGAGCTTAAGGATTTCGCCTGTGCCGCTGTGCGGATGTGGCGGATGAACGATGCCGTGGATCAGCGGGTTGGTGAGTATGACACCCGGGCCCCCTGGCCTTTTGCAGCCGAACACGAACACGTGATGCTGTCTTCACGCAATGACGGAGAATTTTGTTACAGTCGGCATGATTTCTCTCTACTCAGGTCCTATTTGGTTTCAATAGATTTTGGACATATTATAATACAGAGGTGACACTTTATCCAAAGCAAAATCCGGAATCTATTTCATTCTTGATAATTGGAGATATTGGAGAGTTGGCACATTATCCAATACTAAAATCCAAAGATCCAAACGTTGTGGATATTGATTCTTAGAATTTGAGTGAAATCAAACTTATAGCACTTTTTAATCTAATTGGGTCGTTAACTTGGGTAGCGAGAAAAAACACGGGCCCAACATGACATGAAGTGACATCAACGCAACGCTCTGAAAAGTTTCACATCGCTAGGTATAGAAGAATGAGCGATCGAGCTAACTATAAAAAGAGGCAAGTCTTTTTTTCAACTCATACATTTGTTGATCTTTTTGCCAAGAAAAATGTAGTATCTACGATTTAATATCTGACATGTGAATCATATATCTACTTTAATTTTTAAAAATTTTTATACTAGTTTATTTTTGTGTACGCTTCATAAGTTCTGTTGCGATTTAGAAGCTCCTACCTCCACGACATTTTGCATTGTGTGGTCCTAGACGGAGGGCATGGTGATGAGTCAATAGAGATGCAATCACCCGTGAGGGCAGTTATCGATGTTTCGAACATCACTCTGATAAGTAAATTTATTATACACGTTTCGGTCTCCGGACAGTGTGCGTGATGAGCAAAGGATTTTATACTGGTTCGGGCAGAACATCCCTATTTCCAGTCATCGACAGCTTGCGCTACcggcaccattgatgatcaaaacTCGTAGTAAGGGTTACAAGCGGACGacagagggaggagaggctcctaAGTCTCTTATTGCAGTGGAGGTGGAGCTAAGGATTACAAAGTGGAGTCCTAACTAAGTCTTAGGTTGGCGGCGGGGTTCCGGTCTCTCGGTCCTCGTCGGTGCGTCCTCCTCCTGGTCGTCGTTCCGTCGTCTTCTCGTACGGGGTCCGTCTATTGCTTGTGTGTACATCCCTTGTGTCCGTCCATTCATTTGGGAGACAACCTCTTTCTTTTATTGGCCAAGTAAAGGGTCAACCAGCGGTGGCTTCCTCAGGTGGAACCACCGTGCGGTGGTAAAACAAGTGTTTTACCCGAGGTTAAGCCACGTGTGGGTCGTGCCATATTATTTATGACGGGTGGCGTGGGCAGCGTGGGGCTCAAGCACCATCATTTGGGCTTCATGTCCAGGGGCTTTGTGTGGCTCGTCATGTTGCGCCCTGCCAGCGGCCTGTACACTCTGGCCTAGTCCTGATAGGTCATGACTGCGTCGCAGATCGAGGGGCGTGCGGGTCATAAATGTGCCACAATCCGAGGGGTTCGTAAGCTATGAGTGCATTGCAGTCTGAggggctcgtaggtcatgagtgggaggcaGACTGTCATCCTGTTGTGGCTCAGCACCAGGTGCAGTTAATGCGGTCAGTCATTTATGCCGGGTCGGTCTTGGGCCATACGAGGGATCCACTCGAATGGATTCCTCTTGGCTCACCCAGCCCCATGTCTGGTCCTGCCACGTCCAACGCCGGGCTTGGTGCCACGGGGCTTGTCTAGGGGcggtgaaagtcgcctataggggtggataggcgaaaactaaaatttacaaactttaaacacacttcaagatggggttagcgttagaataaatgttgagtccgggagagaggggaaaacaaatcaaccaagaaaataaggcggatgacacggtgatttgttttaccgaggttcgtgaaagggaaatgtgctcttgggccatttctagtatattttggtggttAAGTGCCCaatacatattgagtgagtaattatgtgacAAATGATGAAGCGCAAATCaataagaaggtatgattctagacttagtacattggtttttgtgtactaatatatttgtctaagtgctagaatcagagaaaaaagaaaaaggaaaagacttggctggagcagccaagactcagcgtagtctggcacaccagactgtccggtggtgcaccggacagtgtccggtggtgtaggctggcttctggcgaactggccactctcgggaattcgtcggcggcgtacgactataattcaccggattgtccagtggtgcactggactgtccggtgagccaacggccgccagcgcaacggtcggccaccaaatctgcgggcgacgcgtggcccgctccaacagtCGACAtgaggcaccagactgtccggtgtgcaccggacagtgtccggtgcgccaacggctacaactctgcaacggtcggctgtgctattttaggaaggcgatctgcaccggaccatgaacagtgtctgtccggtgcgccacccgacagaaggcaagaattgccttcctagattgcctccaacggctcctagctgacttggggctataaaagggacccctaggcgcatggaggacaaaaatccaagcattctttgatcatctctaagcaccaagactccattctcgcgcatttgattctttgtgatagtaacttgagctctatttgagtagagaactcctcgcattgtgttgtgagctcaagttgtggcttgtgtgcgtgattgtgttcgtgctttgagtcttgtgtgtgttgctctcccctcccttacttctgtgcttctttgtgataatcaattgtaagggcgagaggctccaagttgtggagattcctcgcgaacgggagatagtaaaagaaaggaaaacactgtggtattcaagttgatcattggatcacttgaaaggggtcgagtgcgaccctcgtccagtgggacgccacaacgtggagtaaggcaagtgttatacttggccgaaccacgggataaatcactgtgtctcgtgtgcttattttctttgtgaccattgtgtttcacaaaagcttgatccttagccacttgattctattgagctaacacttaaccaagttttgtggctacaagtatttgatttttacaggatcacctattcacccccttctaggtgctctcaattggtattagagccgttctcttcacgcaagggactaatcgcccgaagagatggatcctaagggaaaggggatggtggccaacgacaagacaaaggagtccatcgtcaacaagccaagagatgataagccttcggattctggctcgagtcataagaaaagagacgggaagaagaagaggcgcatcaagaagatcgtctactacgacagcgatgagtcttcttcttccccaagagacgacgacgatgagaaaaagaaatcggttaactcaaacttttcttttgattattctcgtattccgtttaactccaatgctcatttactttcaattccacttgggaaacctccgcactttgatggagaagactactcattttggagtcacaaaatgcgtagtcacctattctctctccatccaagtatttgggagattgttgaaaacggaatgctttttgatagtactgacaaccccgttttcattaatgagcaaatccataaaaatgcacaagctaccactgttttgctagcatccttgtgcagggacgagtaccacaaggtgagcggcttggataaagccaagcaaatttggaacaccctcaagatttctcacgaggggaacgacgccaccatgatcaccaagatggagttggtggaaggcaaactggaaaggtttgcaatgatcaggggagaggagccaacgtaaacatacaacaggctcaagaccctggtcaacaagattaggagctatggaagcatgagatggacagaccacgacgtcgtccgacttatgcttagctccttcactgttcttgatcctcatcttgtgaactcaattcgtgagaatcctaggtacacaaagatgacgcccgaggaaatactcggaaagtttgtaagcgggcgtatgatgatcaaggaagcaagatacgttgatgaggcattgaatggcccaatgcccatcaacgagcctcaaaccgttgctctcaaagcaacaagcagcagggagttgctacctagcaaggtggcacaagttgaggcggccgggctaaacgaggatgagatggccctaatcataaagcgcttcaagaccgcattgaaaggacgcaaggagtactcaaacaagaacaaggcaaagggaaagcgctcctgcttcaagtgcgataagactggtcattttatagcaaattgtcccgataactctagtgaccaagaacaaggaaagggcgggaagaaagagaagcaaaagagctataggaaggcaaagggcgaggcacacatcggaaaggaatgggactcggactgctcatcttctgattccgacgacgaaggactcgctgcctcagccttcaacaagtcctttctcttccccaacgaacgccacacctgcctcatggcaaaggagaaaaaggtaagcgtccgtgaaactcctaagtatactacttcaagcgatgatgaatctagtgatgatgaagtagactatactgaattatttaagggtttagatagatcaaaagtagataaaattaatgaattgattgatgccttaaatgagaaagatagactactagagaGACAAGAAGACAttctgtatgaggaacatgacaagtttgttagtgttcaaaagtctcttgccttagaaaaaagagaaatgaattactatcttctgagttatctacttgcaatgaaactgtggctagcttgaagagtattaatgatgatttaaatgtcaagctagaagtagttaacaaatctagttcttgtgtagagaatgttgtaatttgcaatagatgcaaggattttaatgttgatgcttatgatgaacatttaatttccatttctaaattaaatgatgaagtagcaagtcttaatgctcaacttaagacttgcaaaagtgactttgataaattaaaattcgctagggatgcctacactgttggtagacacccatcaattaaggatggacttggctttcggaaggaagccaagaacttaacaagccaacgggctcccattctcaacaaggggaatgggaaggcccctatggctagtagcattcaaaagaatcatgcgttcatttatgatagaaaagtttctaggaatgctcattataataggagttatggtgcttatgattcacatgctatgattgcttcaagttctacttttgtgcatggtagaagtaggcctatgaagggaaatgttattcatcatgtgcctaagaaaatgcataatgaatccGCTGCTATTTTtaatgcctgcaacactgatttcgTACTTTCatataaaaataagaaagtggttgctaggaagttgggagccaaatgcaagggagacaagacttgcatttgggtcccaaaagatattgtaactaaccttgtaggacccaacaagagttgggtacctaaaacccaagcctaatttgccttgcaggtttatgcatccgggggctcaagctggattatcgacagcggatgcacaaaccacatgacggggagaagaaggtgttcacctcctacgtcaagagcaaagattcccaagattcgatcatctttggagatgggaaccaaggcaaggttaaaggtctaggaaagatagctatttcatccgagcattccatatctaatgtgttcttagttgaatcactaggatacaacttattgtctgttagtcaactatgtaatatgggatataattgtctgtttaccaatatagatgtgtttgtctttagaaggagtgatggttcactagcttttaagggtgtactagacgacaaactctatttagttgatttttcgaaggaggaggtcgatctagatgcatgctttattgctaagactagcatgggctggctctggcatcgacgTTTAGCACATgttagaatgaagaaccttcaaaaacttctaaagggagaacacgtgttaggtctaaccaatgtatctttcgaaaaagatagaccatgtgcagcttgtcaaacaggtaaacaggtgggaagtactcatcacagcaagaatgtgatgaccacgtcaagacctctagagatacttcatatggacctcttcggacccgtcgcctaccttagcatcgggggaagtaagtatggtcttgttattgttgatgatttttcccgcttcacttgggtattctttttgcaggataaaacagaaacccaagggaccctaaagcgctttctaaggagagctcaaaatgaatttgagctcaaggtgaaaaagataaggagcgacaacgggtccgagttcaagaatcttcaagtggaggagtaccttgaggaggaaggaatcaagcacgagttctccgctccctacacaccacagcaaaacggtgtggtagaaaggaagaacaggacacttatagacatggcgaggacgatgcttggagaattcaagatgcccgagtggtttttgtcggaagttgtgaacacagcttgccacgccataaaccgggtctaccttcatcgcctcctcaagaagacctcgtatgaacttctaaccggtaacaaacccaacgtttcgtactttcgtgtatttgggagtaaatgttatattctagttaagaaaggtaggaattccaaatttgctcccaaagttgtagaagggtttttgttaggttatgactcaaatacaaaggcgtatagagtctt
It encodes:
- the LOC100193384 gene encoding uncharacterized protein LOC100193384, giving the protein MRAGSKRRATGAQNPSLESDEEEARQVKGELADDLNGYPAEEDEDEVVVEDDEVAIPSDDDEDGGGGDTVFVPNTLEEALVPRVGMVFDSVDEAFALYKAYAYRTGFHAVRRTCHNYEGLRYRSTFTCTYGGKSGTSAGSSVVSGTRYPLRSKRELTAKEKKSHRGTTEKTGCRAMLIIRDKRVDGRWKVESVDLEHNHPCTPDMVRFLKAYREMPEPTKKKAKITDEMDEMVEKSLSEIAETRKFPTRPKRGANVGSAVGSQRLSRLESFMQRFGEDDLNSLKKFIDKMQHRKPNFIHSWDLDPESHVKNFFWTDSRAQAQYRYFGDVITFDVMYLQHSRASRPLATLLGVNNHGHLVLLGCGLLSGDSKENYVWLLKRWLSCMNGKSPEAITTGYSDVITEAVAEVFPNARHRFCFWHILKKLLENVGRTHEKEAISSRFKEVVYDSVTLTDFEKEWGAMVDQYSLKDNKWFSALYSCRKQWAPGYVNHSFWAGTSAIRKAEKTDPYFDSVVSKTTLPVFLEQYETTLKEKLEREAYDDLRSYYSRLTLLSGLPFEEQLVELYTVTMFQTFQDEIKQLMHVICKEVDRSGNSITYMVSELIQGKKVDYTVVYDNSDKDVWCICRSFPSRGILCSHALAVLKQENVLMLPPKYILNRWRKDFRILNSSANVNCMESDRNLGFYDDLYFRAHEYFEDVIDIGAREPELKEFVLSAMKEAKDRLIRPDHSQQSDQRFDVNMTVIGQVSADTGVDMNMASHTSASIHGDRRVDADIAPNAPALVHGDTMTSNTTALIHRDRRVEIKMPMTHLIHGEGRLDMNMTSPHLMQRERRVDMNMASPHLIQGGRRIDMNLSSPHFIHGDRRVDMNLASPHLIHGDRRVDMNITSPHLIQSDARVDMNMVSTSQNGMHTFDLVDINLESGSMPMAATDFMQMHPHPAVYHPKQLVMRDQVIDANKRPNMESDTYFMGGSMHVG